In Sphaerisporangium krabiense, the DNA window CCTCGCCGCCCTCCTCCCCGGCCGCCGCGCCTCCCGCGCCTCCATCGTCACCTCCCTCGCGAGCACCTGACCCGCGCGACGCGACACCGGCGGGGACGCCTCCCAGGAGTGCCGTCCCCGCCGGTGTCGTTCACGGTCTGAGCCCTTCATGCCGGGCGATGGGCCTGCCACTCGCCGGCCACCTCCTCCGGAGCGAGCAGGGGACGGATCGACAGTTCGCCCGTGAGACCGTCGATCACCGCGCACCCGCCTCCCGCGACCTCCGGGAGCACGGACGGGTCGTCGTTCTCCGAGCCTCTGGCCCAGGCGACGTATCCGCCGTCGAAGGCGTGCAGCCCCACCTCGGTGGCCTGGTCCGCGGGCAGCGGCCCATTGAAATACTCCTCGGCCAACGCCCGCACCAGCTCCACCGGCATCCCCCGCCCGCTCATGGTTCGCGCGGTCTCCTGTCCGGTCACAGTCGTCTCCCCCGGCGGTCGATCGCCACGCAGAAGACTCCGGTGACCGGGCCCGGCAGGGGGTCCACGGAGGCGCGCCCGCGTTGGCCGTCCACCCAGACGACCTCGCCCGCGCTGTTCAGGGCGTTCCAGGCGTGGGCGCCGCCGGAGGACCAGCGGGTGACCAGGACGGCCGCCGCGCCGTGCCCGCCCGAACGCAGCCGCCGCGCGACGGCCGTGTACGCCCGGCGGCCCTGCCCGACGTACTCGAACCGGTGCCCCAGCCACCGCTCGGCCCGCGCCACCCCGCCCACCTCCCCCGCCAGCGAGGGCCTGCCGAGCCGGTCGTACTCGGGCAGGCGCGCCGCGGCCACGACCGGCTCGCCGTGCCAGGTGGAGATCACCGCCAGCGCGCAGTCCAGCGCGTTGGTGGCCCGGAACGGATCCTCGGCAGGCCCTTCGCCGTTGACCAGCCGGATCCAGATGCCACGCGGATCGGGGAAACGCGCCCCCTCAGGCACGGCCTGACACAGGTCGCGCTGCAGCTCGGGATCGGGCCAGACGAGCCCTCCCGGGGTGCCGTACGGCCTGCTCGCGTCCAGCCTGACCGGACGCTCCCGCGTGTCGAACCAGTCATCCTCGGGCCCCCGCCACCCCGGCGCGGCCGGCCACTCAAGGGTCGTCACGTCAGAGGCCGGTGGCACGGCGG includes these proteins:
- a CDS encoding toxin glutamine deamidase domain-containing protein encodes the protein MTTLEWPAAPGWRGPEDDWFDTRERPVRLDASRPYGTPGGLVWPDPELQRDLCQAVPEGARFPDPRGIWIRLVNGEGPAEDPFRATNALDCALAVISTWHGEPVVAAARLPEYDRLGRPSLAGEVGGVARAERWLGHRFEYVGQGRRAYTAVARRLRSGGHGAAAVLVTRWSSGGAHAWNALNSAGEVVWVDGQRGRASVDPLPGPVTGVFCVAIDRRGRRL